From the Nonlabens marinus S1-08 genome, one window contains:
- a CDS encoding adenine phosphoribosyltransferase: MDIENLKSHVHDIPDFPKEGIVFKDIAPLLASAKARNAATKLLAKPFMNQQVDYVVGMEARGFLFGSLLADVLDAGFVMVRKPNKLPGSLVTQEYQLEYGTDAIEMQLSAIPDGATVLIHDDVLATGGTAAATARLIKKAGGSIIGASFLIELDFLNGRAALDGIDTYAVLHY; this comes from the coding sequence ATGGATATAGAAAATTTAAAATCACACGTACATGATATTCCTGACTTTCCAAAAGAAGGAATCGTATTTAAGGATATTGCACCTTTGCTCGCTTCCGCGAAAGCGAGAAATGCTGCCACTAAACTACTAGCAAAACCATTTATGAATCAGCAAGTCGACTATGTTGTGGGAATGGAGGCTAGAGGCTTTTTATTTGGATCATTGCTGGCAGACGTTTTGGACGCTGGTTTTGTGATGGTGCGTAAACCAAATAAACTACCAGGAAGTCTGGTGACGCAAGAATATCAGCTAGAATATGGTACGGATGCCATTGAAATGCAACTATCTGCTATTCCCGATGGCGCAACTGTCTTGATTCATGACGATGTTCTCGCTACCGGAGGCACCGCTGCTGCGACGGCGCGATTAATAAAGAAGGCTGGAGGTTCCATCATAGGAGCTAGCTTTTTAATTGAACTGGATTTTCTCAATGGGAGAGCGGCTTTAGATGGTATTGATACTTATGCAGTTCTTCACTATTGA
- a CDS encoding DUF4139 domain-containing protein — MKFWIPVILFFGIASAQQSSDSKIEQVTVYLSNARVTRNASIQLNPGSNEIQINKLSPDIDESSIQISDLDGLKLLGLSYEVYAAEEKAKSNHFEKIQTRLDSITQALESIGAKHQGLEEEELILKSNRSLNSKDTGLSLAQVKSFGSYYNERTEQISLAKSKLTTTQNDLNQLFRVLKADQSKLDPVSNKAQGTINLKLVSTAKKKAKITLVYNVSNAGWVPTYDINAMGKTDDITLNFKGQIYQQTGADWSNVRLKLSTGDPNVDNTKPNLEEKRLRFINNYYTGNASRRSNKKYNPTVNTVRGKVIDPNGDPILGAVVMVPGTSNATTTDFDGNYVIDVESGKLLNYSFSGYESVTEPVYASTMNQKLNTSLEAVIVTSYRTSTKEKSNIAASTVTTNEIQSVEDNIASRNFELSENYTILSSDGTTDVNIFSNKIEATYEYYTAPVINENVFLTAILKNYENLNLIPGEANIYFEDAYTGKIYLDTDTTEENLTIGLGVDPQITVKREEIKNFESSSFLGSNRITEKRYEITIKNNRSNATQIKIQDRIPVSSNNDIKVDQVEIGNATLSDKENLLTWIIDLNSGQQEKRTFSYRVKFPKDKRINLK, encoded by the coding sequence ATGAAATTTTGGATTCCTGTTATATTATTCTTCGGAATTGCAAGCGCTCAACAAAGTTCTGATTCTAAAATCGAACAAGTGACTGTTTACCTTTCAAATGCAAGGGTGACTCGCAACGCAAGTATTCAACTTAATCCAGGTTCAAACGAAATACAAATAAACAAGCTATCGCCAGATATAGATGAAAGCAGTATTCAAATTTCTGATCTTGATGGATTGAAGTTATTAGGGCTTTCTTACGAGGTGTATGCTGCAGAAGAAAAGGCAAAGAGCAACCATTTTGAGAAGATTCAGACTCGACTTGATTCAATAACTCAAGCACTAGAAAGTATAGGTGCAAAACATCAAGGATTAGAAGAAGAAGAATTGATCCTCAAATCAAACCGTAGTTTAAATAGTAAAGACACTGGTCTGTCACTGGCTCAAGTGAAAAGCTTCGGTAGTTACTACAACGAACGTACAGAGCAAATCTCACTGGCCAAATCTAAACTAACTACGACCCAAAACGATCTCAATCAATTATTTCGTGTGCTTAAGGCTGATCAAAGTAAGTTGGATCCTGTTTCTAATAAAGCTCAAGGAACAATAAATTTAAAGTTAGTAAGCACTGCTAAGAAGAAAGCTAAAATCACCCTAGTATATAACGTGTCTAATGCTGGGTGGGTGCCTACTTATGACATTAATGCTATGGGTAAGACTGATGATATTACACTTAATTTCAAAGGGCAGATTTATCAACAGACAGGTGCCGACTGGAGTAATGTAAGATTAAAATTATCCACAGGAGATCCCAATGTAGATAACACAAAGCCAAATCTGGAAGAAAAAAGACTCCGCTTTATCAATAATTATTATACAGGAAATGCTTCCCGCAGAAGCAATAAGAAGTACAACCCCACTGTGAATACAGTGCGAGGTAAAGTCATTGACCCTAATGGAGATCCTATTCTAGGTGCAGTGGTAATGGTTCCTGGTACTTCCAATGCTACCACTACAGATTTTGATGGGAATTATGTAATTGATGTGGAATCGGGTAAACTTTTAAATTATTCCTTCTCAGGATACGAATCAGTAACTGAGCCTGTATACGCTTCCACTATGAATCAAAAATTAAACACGAGTTTAGAAGCCGTAATTGTGACAAGTTATCGCACTTCGACAAAAGAAAAATCGAATATAGCAGCCAGTACAGTAACAACAAATGAAATTCAAAGTGTAGAGGATAATATTGCCTCCCGCAATTTTGAATTGAGCGAGAATTATACCATCCTATCTAGCGACGGAACTACAGATGTCAACATATTTAGTAATAAAATTGAAGCTACCTATGAATATTATACCGCACCGGTAATTAACGAGAATGTATTTTTAACCGCTATCCTAAAGAACTATGAAAATCTAAATCTGATCCCTGGAGAAGCTAATATATACTTTGAAGATGCCTACACTGGAAAGATTTACCTTGATACAGACACTACGGAAGAGAACCTGACTATAGGTTTAGGTGTCGACCCGCAAATCACGGTCAAAAGAGAAGAAATTAAGAACTTTGAAAGTTCTAGTTTTTTAGGTTCCAATCGTATAACTGAAAAGCGATATGAAATCACGATTAAGAATAACCGGAGCAATGCCACTCAAATCAAAATACAAGACCGCATTCCAGTTAGTAGCAACAATGACATAAAAGTAGATCAAGTAGAAATTGGCAACGCTACCTTGAGCGACAAGGAAAATTTATTGACTTGGATTATCGATTTAAATAGTGGACAACAGGAAAAACGAACCTTTAGTTACCGAGTAAAATTTCCAAAAGACAAAAGAATTAATCTTAAGTAA
- a CDS encoding metallophosphatase — translation MIYKYHSFQKHYSQYSLIIIIGLLYLSSGMIQAQENKDISKTIYITGNIGDQKQSKSDEILKAIVKQSQSDPNAVFLSTGNNTSKAGYPKNKEARKKEEQNLTQQLLNPLKEFNGQIILIPGKNEWNSDGQKNIDDLESFLQDNSKAKFWPNDGCPIERETLSDEVELVMIDSQWYLEDWDEHPYMNSKCEIKTREQFFSQFKDELKDEQNKTVIVAIHHPILSANRRGFFARMGGFSNQAYFNNQMQYLVGRLETIASQFEDVVFVSGNNKNLQFIVDDGIPQVISGATTTTEKTRDNSEKVKYASDDNGFAKLSVFKDGSSQIEIFKVENGSTQLVHTSNIQLKKGSLEDFDYHTPDEFGATYEASIYTEEETDKTGFGKWFWGDHYREVYSKEITAPILFLESLPNNVRAITEGGGNQSRSLRLIDDNENEFTVRELRKSAVRFLQSSIDDHYVMDYMKNTVAEDIVQDYYTTAHPYAQFAVNELMTAIDLYHANPRIVYLPKQERLGRFNASYGDKLYMYEEHVGDENKEFETFGNPDDIISTSDLFIELREDKDAKIDEPEYIKARLFDMLIGDWDRHQDQWRWALEEQEDGTELYSPIPRDRDQAFPKYDGVFPAILKLGAPLARNMQTYAPEIQNIKTFNNAGFYLDKSFISSATWEDWKAQAEFIQNNLSDEVIDNAFAQLLPDTIDEDTDKIKEILKQRRANLVNIARDYYEYFKKYEIVIANSKDNTIDVVRSKNGVTQVTIKDDDKVILNNTYSKDLTKELWIYGLDGDDTINVSGEGNNYIDLKIFGGEENDIYTIDNRRAVRVYDYASKKNTFNTPVSKTLTDSYDINNYDPRKRVYSTNVLLPSVGFDPDAGFKAGLTDTYTSYKLLRNPFTSQHTFSANYYAATQGFELKYYGEFAHFFYNWNLGIDARYTTDNYATNFFGIGNETFYDEDAVTLDFNRTKIQQWHIEPSLQYKKYPDFTAHISGRLESNEVDDQENGFAQQFFSASDNVFERQLYAGGEVGLNYNNKQGLVSYPRRGMELELIAGYKRNIESGFNNEFSYVQPTVSFIYPIHESGAATLATKAQANFIIGNTYEFYHAATVGGNNSLRGYRNDRFLGQTSYFQSTDLRVGITKFRTAYVPIRVGVTAGFDYGRVWDDGMDSNEWHNSYGGSVFINGFQAITANVGYYVSDEDSRIIFTAGFRF, via the coding sequence ATGATTTATAAATACCATTCGTTTCAAAAGCACTATTCTCAGTACAGCCTTATTATAATTATTGGATTGCTATACCTATCATCAGGAATGATCCAGGCACAAGAAAATAAAGATATTTCTAAAACTATTTACATCACTGGGAATATAGGAGATCAAAAACAAAGCAAATCAGACGAAATCTTAAAAGCGATCGTCAAACAAAGCCAGTCTGATCCAAATGCCGTTTTTTTATCTACTGGAAATAATACCAGTAAGGCTGGTTATCCTAAGAATAAGGAAGCTCGTAAGAAAGAAGAGCAAAACTTAACCCAGCAATTGTTGAACCCTCTTAAAGAATTTAATGGTCAAATCATTCTGATTCCTGGTAAGAACGAATGGAATAGCGATGGACAAAAAAATATCGATGATCTAGAATCCTTCCTACAAGATAACAGCAAGGCTAAGTTTTGGCCTAATGACGGTTGTCCTATTGAGCGTGAAACCTTGAGTGATGAAGTGGAACTGGTCATGATCGATTCTCAATGGTATTTAGAAGATTGGGATGAACACCCATATATGAACAGCAAATGTGAGATTAAAACTAGAGAACAGTTTTTTTCTCAGTTTAAGGATGAACTAAAAGATGAACAGAATAAAACAGTAATTGTGGCTATTCATCATCCTATACTAAGTGCTAACAGACGTGGCTTTTTTGCAAGAATGGGCGGTTTTTCTAATCAAGCATATTTCAATAATCAGATGCAGTATCTGGTAGGCCGCTTGGAAACTATTGCTAGCCAATTTGAAGATGTTGTTTTCGTTTCTGGAAATAATAAAAATTTACAGTTTATAGTGGACGATGGTATTCCACAGGTTATTAGTGGCGCCACTACAACAACTGAAAAGACCAGAGATAATTCTGAGAAAGTTAAATATGCCAGTGATGATAACGGATTTGCTAAGCTTAGCGTTTTTAAAGATGGTAGTTCTCAAATAGAAATTTTCAAAGTAGAAAATGGCTCTACTCAACTAGTACACACTTCCAACATCCAACTGAAAAAAGGAAGCTTAGAAGATTTTGATTACCATACGCCTGATGAATTTGGAGCCACTTATGAAGCCTCTATTTATACGGAAGAAGAAACCGACAAAACGGGTTTTGGCAAATGGTTTTGGGGAGATCATTATAGAGAAGTTTACTCGAAGGAAATTACCGCACCTATATTGTTCCTAGAAAGCTTGCCTAATAATGTGCGAGCAATCACAGAAGGTGGTGGAAATCAGAGTAGAAGTTTACGATTAATTGACGACAATGAAAATGAATTTACCGTTCGTGAGTTGCGCAAAAGCGCCGTACGCTTTTTACAGTCTTCCATTGATGATCATTATGTAATGGATTACATGAAAAACACGGTTGCAGAAGATATTGTCCAAGATTATTACACCACTGCTCATCCATATGCACAGTTTGCCGTGAATGAGTTGATGACTGCAATTGATTTGTATCATGCAAACCCTAGGATTGTTTATTTACCTAAACAAGAACGACTAGGAAGGTTTAATGCCTCTTATGGGGACAAACTCTATATGTATGAAGAACATGTAGGAGATGAAAATAAGGAGTTTGAAACTTTTGGAAATCCTGATGATATCATCAGCACGAGCGATCTATTCATAGAGCTGAGAGAAGATAAAGATGCAAAAATTGACGAGCCAGAGTACATAAAAGCAAGATTGTTTGATATGCTGATAGGCGATTGGGATCGTCATCAGGATCAGTGGCGATGGGCATTGGAAGAACAAGAAGATGGAACTGAGCTTTATTCTCCTATTCCTAGAGACCGCGACCAGGCGTTTCCTAAGTACGATGGAGTGTTTCCAGCAATTTTAAAATTAGGAGCTCCCCTTGCCCGTAATATGCAGACCTATGCACCAGAAATTCAAAACATCAAAACCTTCAATAATGCAGGGTTTTATTTGGACAAGAGCTTTATAAGTTCTGCTACTTGGGAAGATTGGAAAGCTCAAGCAGAGTTTATTCAAAATAATCTGAGTGATGAAGTGATTGATAATGCATTCGCTCAATTATTACCTGATACGATTGATGAGGATACAGACAAGATCAAGGAGATCTTGAAACAGCGTCGAGCGAATTTGGTCAACATTGCGAGAGACTACTATGAGTATTTTAAAAAATATGAAATTGTTATAGCCAATTCCAAAGACAACACTATTGATGTTGTAAGATCGAAAAATGGAGTGACACAAGTAACCATCAAAGACGATGATAAAGTTATTCTTAACAACACATACTCCAAGGACTTAACCAAAGAATTGTGGATTTATGGTCTTGATGGAGATGATACTATCAATGTAAGCGGCGAAGGAAATAATTATATCGACCTTAAGATATTTGGAGGTGAGGAGAATGACATTTATACCATTGATAATAGAAGAGCCGTTCGAGTTTATGACTATGCTTCTAAGAAAAATACCTTCAATACTCCAGTAAGCAAAACATTGACCGACTCCTACGACATCAACAACTATGATCCACGCAAGCGCGTGTATTCCACAAATGTTTTATTGCCTAGCGTAGGCTTTGATCCTGATGCAGGTTTTAAAGCTGGATTGACTGATACGTATACTTCTTACAAATTACTGCGTAACCCATTTACTTCGCAACATACCTTTTCCGCTAACTATTATGCGGCGACACAAGGGTTTGAATTAAAGTATTATGGAGAGTTTGCACACTTCTTTTACAATTGGAATCTAGGTATAGATGCGCGTTACACGACTGACAATTATGCTACCAACTTCTTCGGTATAGGGAATGAAACTTTCTATGATGAGGATGCCGTAACTTTGGATTTCAATAGAACTAAAATCCAGCAATGGCATATTGAACCTTCTTTACAGTACAAGAAATATCCTGATTTTACGGCTCATATTTCTGGACGACTAGAATCGAATGAAGTAGACGATCAAGAAAATGGATTTGCTCAGCAGTTCTTTTCTGCCTCTGATAACGTGTTTGAACGCCAATTGTATGCAGGTGGTGAAGTGGGGCTTAATTACAACAACAAGCAAGGGTTGGTAAGCTATCCACGTCGTGGTATGGAACTAGAGCTAATTGCTGGATACAAACGCAATATTGAATCTGGGTTTAACAATGAGTTTTCCTATGTTCAACCCACTGTTTCTTTTATATACCCTATCCATGAAAGTGGAGCAGCTACCCTAGCTACTAAAGCACAGGCTAATTTTATCATAGGAAACACTTACGAATTTTATCATGCAGCGACTGTGGGTGGAAACAACAGCTTGAGAGGGTATCGTAATGATAGGTTCCTAGGGCAAACTTCCTATTTCCAAAGTACTGATCTAAGAGTAGGTATTACCAAGTTTCGCACCGCATATGTTCCTATTCGCGTGGGGGTTACCGCAGGCTTTGATTACGGTCGCGTATGGGATGATGGTATGGATTCTAATGAGTGGCACAACAGTTATGGTGGATCTGTATTTATCAACGGGTTTCAAGCCATAACCGCCAATGTCGGGTATTACGTGAGCGATGAAGACAGCCGTATCATATTTACAGCAGGATTCCGCTTTTAA
- a CDS encoding alpha/beta hydrolase-fold protein has protein sequence MNRDIKIAKGFRLLLAFCLTVFLQTAALSQSDHQSQFLQKLGVLDSLDSKILNETREIYVQLPDSYSPDSKQKYPVVYILDGKVLLPAVNAVQSFYSGGFTPEMVLVGIVTDKNRTRDLTTSTITTKYGMPFQQENGKAANFRSFLEKELIPFVEKTYPVTSYRTLVGHSYGSLFAVATLMELPDLFANYLAIDPSLDWDDQKLLKQAQRTLADRNLDGKALYVSLSGQLHMQNSQITIDNVMQDTTDFTLFPRSNMEFSNLVKANSQNGLAYSWKFYPKDIHGTVSFPSLMDGLISLFKWYQMEHTDKLNSFDTSKEELSNIITYREQKLKDHFGYSEAPYPKELMTMMGYMNLDMQEIEKSKMYFELAIKHYPKSADAYSSIADYYEAQDNAPDAIKSLNKAYELSGDIQYKNRVENLKIKYKK, from the coding sequence ATGAACCGAGATATCAAAATAGCGAAAGGATTTCGACTCTTACTGGCATTTTGCCTGACAGTATTCTTACAAACCGCTGCCCTTTCACAATCAGATCATCAATCTCAATTTCTTCAAAAATTAGGAGTCCTAGATAGCCTCGATTCTAAAATATTGAATGAAACACGAGAGATCTATGTTCAATTGCCTGACAGTTACTCTCCAGACTCAAAGCAGAAATATCCTGTGGTCTACATTTTGGATGGTAAAGTGTTGTTGCCTGCCGTTAACGCAGTTCAAAGTTTTTACAGCGGTGGATTTACTCCTGAGATGGTATTAGTAGGTATCGTTACCGATAAGAACAGGACCAGAGATTTAACCACGTCGACCATAACAACCAAATATGGAATGCCATTTCAACAAGAAAATGGGAAAGCCGCTAACTTTAGATCTTTTTTAGAAAAGGAACTCATTCCATTTGTGGAAAAAACTTATCCGGTAACCAGTTATAGAACTTTAGTAGGTCATTCCTATGGCAGCCTGTTTGCCGTCGCGACTTTGATGGAACTGCCTGATTTATTTGCGAATTATCTGGCTATTGACCCAAGTTTAGACTGGGACGACCAAAAGTTATTGAAACAAGCTCAAAGAACCCTTGCTGATCGGAACTTGGATGGTAAAGCCTTGTACGTATCTTTAAGCGGACAGCTGCACATGCAAAATTCCCAAATCACTATTGATAATGTGATGCAAGACACCACAGACTTTACCTTGTTCCCAAGATCCAATATGGAATTCTCAAACTTGGTCAAGGCAAATTCCCAAAATGGATTGGCTTACTCATGGAAATTTTACCCTAAGGATATTCATGGTACCGTTTCCTTTCCTTCATTGATGGATGGGTTGATATCGCTTTTCAAATGGTATCAAATGGAACATACGGATAAGCTCAATTCCTTTGATACCTCTAAAGAGGAGCTTTCCAACATTATTACTTATAGGGAGCAGAAGCTCAAAGATCACTTCGGGTATTCGGAAGCACCTTATCCAAAAGAACTTATGACTATGATGGGATACATGAACCTGGATATGCAAGAAATAGAAAAATCAAAAATGTATTTTGAACTTGCCATCAAGCATTATCCTAAGAGCGCGGACGCCTATAGCTCTATCGCAGATTATTATGAAGCACAAGATAATGCACCTGATGCCATTAAATCACTTAACAAAGCTTACGAATTAAGCGGTGATATTCAGTACAAAAATAGAGTCGAGAACCTAAAAATTAAATACAAGAAGTGA